A window from Primulina eburnea isolate SZY01 chromosome 2, ASM2296580v1, whole genome shotgun sequence encodes these proteins:
- the LOC140823986 gene encoding non-specific lipid-transfer protein 1-like produces the protein MWVTVLLVVTTAALIAQPPAAEAMISCNSVLTTLSPCLNFVLFGGDVPSTECCYGVKSVNNAATTKEDRQAVCSCLKSVADSATPSMIKNAAEIPGKCGVSLPYVISPSTDCSKYVHGELNDVNGVGTTIFLNLMTISCLEENIMERTRICHM, from the exons ATGTGGGTTACAGTACTACTGGTTGTGACCACAGCGGCTCTAATCGCTCAGCCCCCTGCGGCGGAGGCCATGATTTCATGCAACTCGGTGCTTACCACACTGTCACCATGCCTCAACTTTGTTCTGTTTGGAGGTGATGTGCCATCGACGGAGTGCTGCTACGGCGTAAAGTCTGTCAACAACGCCGCCACCACCAAAGAGGACCGCCAGGCCGTCTGCTCGTGCTTGAAATCTGTTGCTGACTCCGCCACCCCGAGCATGATTAAAAACGCCGCCGAGATCCCCGGAAAATGTGGCGTCTCTCTTCCCTATGTCATCAGCCCATCCACTGACTGCTCCAAGTACGTACAT GGTGAGCTAAATGATGTTAATGGAGTTGGAACGACGATTTTCCTTAATTTAATGACCATAAGTTGTTTGGAAGAAAATATAATGGAACGTACGCGAATTTGCCATATGTAA
- the LOC140818530 gene encoding protein FATTY ACID EXPORT 3, chloroplastic-like has translation MTLSPPPSASLGFQSFLKTTTRCRLSISTPAPGGFSRNFSPLGRRISGNRSLLVSAVSHEDSKPSDIGIEDEGLKAGAEESDVAWQQMLKSFKEQSLKLQSVSKEAYKFYSEKAMILLHETSGKLKIQAEKASQDLSVIAKEITEESKEYFATAADNYPEPVKDIVDTFTSSHDELDDVSKVRDFYVGIPYGAVLSFGGFLSFMLTGSIPAIRFGIILGGTLLALSISSLKSWKKGDSAPLVLKGQAAIATILFLRQLRLLSMRPYIFNFFTTIVRFDGSPKESLTPLDFFLCIKAVRNGVYS, from the exons ATGACACTCTCTCCACCGCCCTCCGCTTCCCTGGGGTTTCAATCTTTCCTCAAAACCACCACTCGCTGTAGACTTTCCATTTCGACGCCTGCTCCTGGAGGCTTCTCCCGCAATTTCTCACCGTTGGGTCGCCGGATTTCTGGGAATCGCTCGCTGCTCGTGTCTGCCGTTTCTCATGAGGATTCG AAGCCTTCAGATATTGGCATAGAGGATGAGGGTTTGAAAGCGGGAGCTGAAGAATCAGATGTAGCATGGCAGCAGATgctcaaatcttttaaagaaCAATCCTTAAAATTGCAGAGTGTCTCAAAAGAAGCATATAAATTTTATAGTGAAAAGGCTATGATTTTATTACATGAAACTTCTGGAAAATTGAAAATACAAGCTGAAAAAGCAAGTCAGGATCTGAGTGTCATTGCAAAAGAAATTACTGAAGAAAGCAAAGAATACTTTGCCACAGCTGCAGATAATTACCCGGAGCCTGTGAAGGATATTGTTGACACCTTTACTTCTTCTCACGATGAGTTGGATGATGTCTCTAAAGTGCGAGACTTCTACGTTGGAATACCTTATG GTGCTGTTCTTTCTTTTGGAGGCTTTCTTTCTTTCATGCTCACTGGAAGTATACCTGCCATCAGGTTTGGTATTATACTTGGCGGTACTCTTTTGGCCTTGAGTATATCaagtttgaaatcttggaaaaagGGGGATTCAGCACCTTTAGTCTTGAAAGGGCAAGCAG CAATTGCTACCATATTATTTCTGAGACAACTGCGCTTGTTGTCTATG CGGCCATATATATTCAACTTTTTCACAACCATTGTCAG ATTTGATGGGAGTCCAAAAGAATCCTTGACCCCATTGGATTTCTTTCTTTGCATCAAAGCTGTTCGTAATGGAGTGTATTCCTAA